aaaatgtaaatggcTACCTAAAAATGTAGCTGCTAGCTATAGCTcccaagaaaattttaaaaaagaagaagaaagttctCACTTAATCCCCAATTCCCAAAATCATTGCCTATAAGAAACTTCTCACctgtctaaaataaattttagactgTCTCCACTTACTTGGGCGGTTAAGTCTCACTTTCACATAGTTTTgaagaattttaagaaaaaaatgttgatatttATTGGGAAGATTTTTGGTTGATggattttagtttttaagttttgattcttaaagaatttttttgtgGAGGATTTGAAAGTGTTAGGAAATTCCATTTAGACTAAAATGAAGAGATGGAAACATCATCCTTAATCTCATTTGATTTGGTCGAATTTTCACGAAAAAAAACATGGCAGGGAATGTTGATTATATAGCCTTAATCAAGGCTGTGCAAAGTGGAGATTGGAAGAGTGCGAAGGAGTTCCTCAAACTCCACCCCAATGCATGGAGTGAAAAGATCACATTTATGGGGAAGACAGCCCTTCACATTGCAGTCGCTGCAGGGCATGTGCATATAGTGGAGGAGATGGTGGAGCGAATGTCGGAAGAAAACTTGAAAATACAAGACAACAGTGGACACACGGCTCTGGTCGAGGCAATAAGTGTAGGAAACCAACGTATGGCAGAGTGTATGCTCAGAAAGAACAAGCATTTGGTCAGCATTAGGGACTTCAGAGGACGCATTCCAGTTGTTACGGCCGTTGAATTCGGGTATAAAGATTTTGCTCGATATCTCTACTCTCTCACGCCGCTGGAGGATCTAATGCCTGAGAAAGGCATCAGCGGAGCTACGCTTTGCACGCAGGCTATATATACTCGGATGTTAGGtaagaaacaaattaacaacTTCAGATTTTTCCTTAAATCCTATCGGAGGGgtgtaaattttcaaaataattttttattttccaaggcaaaaaaggaaaaaaaaaaaatttttgaaaggATTTAGGCCGGTCACCATTTaatagaattttaaaattaaaacactcATACTTGAAtctttgatgttttttttttttcttattggaattttgacaggatttaacggaaaatcctatTATAGGGGTAAAATagaccaaatttttttttgaaagattaatagattaaattgagagtttttgaagtttaagagAGTAATTGCAAAAGCTGCGACAATTCAGGAAGGTTAAGTGAAGTTCTCCCTTTAAAgtattatctattaattataGTCGGTGGTGATTCATGGCCttaagagaaaattttcaaagtggTTAAACTCCTGAAATGGGAATCCTCAATCCTATTAGTATTAGCCGTCTTGGGTCTTACTAATGCACTCATGGGACTGGGTCATGCTATGACTCAGTCGGACATGAGGGAGTGCTTGCGGTTCCCACCGTTTAAGCCCCTCATGTTCGGCT
This genomic interval from Corylus avellana chromosome ca3, CavTom2PMs-1.0 contains the following:
- the LOC132174011 gene encoding uncharacterized protein LOC132174011 encodes the protein MEIEAASSTVLAKDNYEDWSVGIKSYLMAQNLWNIIESTIEPPKQEDDEAAFKDWSNKNLMALQMIQNSCGPDTVSEIKEINSAKIAWNTLAEKYNVTKNTNTGNVDYIALIKAVQSGDWKSAKEFLKLHPNAWSEKITFMGKTALHIAVAAGHVHIVEEMVERMSEENLKIQDNSGHTALVEAISVGNQRMAECMLRKNKHLVSIRDFRGRIPVVTAVEFGYKDFARYLYSLTPLEDLMPEKGISGATLCTQAIYTRMLVLAVLGLTNALMGLGHAMTQSDMRECLRFPPFKPLMFGSQQVSDPTI